In Thunnus thynnus chromosome 13, fThuThy2.1, whole genome shotgun sequence, the following proteins share a genomic window:
- the acaca gene encoding acetyl-CoA carboxylase 1 isoform X8, giving the protein MAQQDGAAKKNPAVAALHSHFIVGSVSEENSEDEIQGKADLQLEEKEGRSLSPSSGSSDSTYEMGFDHIDGPMHNLRPSMSGLHLVKQGRDRRRIDLQRDFTVASPAEFVTRFGGNKVIEKVLIANNGIAAVKCMRSIRRWAYEMFRNERAIRFVVMVTPEDLKANAEYIKMADHYVPVPGGTNNNNYANVELILDIAKRIPVQAVWAGWGHASENPKLPELLQKNGIAFMGPPSQAMWALGDKIASSIVAQTAGIPTLPWSGTALTVEWTESNQKKRIINVPSDVYELGCIQDVEDGLKASEKVGYPVMVKASEGGGGKGIRKVNCADDFPNLFRQVQAEVPGSPIFVMQLAKHARHLEVQILADQYGNAISLFGRDCSVQRRHQKIIEEAPATIATSDVFEDMERCAVKLAKMVGYVSAGTVEYLYSQDGSFYFLELNPRLQVEHPCTEMVADVNLPAAQLQIAMGIPLHRIKDIRMLYGVQPWGDSPIDFEGLSTAPSPRGHVIAARITSENPDEGFKPSSGTVQELNFRSNKNVWGYFSVAAAGGLHEFADSQFGHCFSWGENREEAISNMVVALKELSIRGDFRTTVEYLIKLLETESFQHNSIDTGWLDRLISEKMQAERPDTMLGIVSGALHVADVNLRNSVSNFLHSLERGQVLPAHTLLNTVDVELIYEGTKYVLTVTRQSPNSYVVIMNNSSAEVDVHRLSDGGLLLSYDGSSYTTYMKEEVDRYRITIGNKTCVFEKENDPSLLRSPSAGKIIQYTVEDGGHVFSGQCYAEIEVMKMVMTLTAAESGCIHYVKRAGAALEPGCVIAKLQLDDPSRVQQAELHTGALPSIQAVALRGEKLHRVFHNTLDHLVHIMNGYCLPEPFFSAKLKEWVERLMKTMRDPSLPLLELQDIMTSVSGRIPPAVEKAIKKEMAQYASNITSVLCQFPSQQIANILDSHAATLNKKSEREVFFMNTQSIVQLVQKYRSGIRGHMKAVVMDLLRQYLKVEIQFQNGHYDKCVFALREENKGDMANVLNYIFSHAQVTKKNLLVTMLIDQLCGRDPTLTDELMAILTELTQLSKTTNAKVALRARQVLIASHLPSYELRHNQVESIFLSAIDMYGHQFCIENLQKLILSETSIFDVLPNFFYHSNQVVRMAALEVYVRRAYIAYELNSVQHRQLRDNTCIVEFQFMLPTSHPNRGNIPTLNRMSFSSNLNHYGMVHVASVSDVLLDTSFTPPCQRMGAMVAFRSFQEFTRNIADVLSCFSDSPPPSPTFPEGGNPVLYGEEDNKSVQEEPIHILNVAIKTDSDIDDDGLAAMFREFTQSKKSLLFEHGIRRLTFLVAQKREFPKFFTFRARDKFEEDRIYRHLEPALAFQLELNRMRNFALTAIPCANHKMHLYLGAARVEVGTEVTDYRFFVRAIIRHSDLVTKEASFEYLHNEAERLLLEAMDELEVAFNNTTVRTDCNHIFLNFVPTVIMDPSKIEESVRSMVMRYGSRLWKLRVLQAELKINIRLTPTGKQIPIRLFLTNESGYYLDISLYKEVTDSRTGQVGPKDRQIMFQAYGDKQGPLHGMLINTPYVTKDLLQSKRFQAQSLGTTYVYDFPEMFRQALKKLWHSSQAYANLPKCPLPSELLTFTELVLDAQGQLVQMNRLPGGNEIGMVAWRMTLRTPEYPAGREIIVISNDITHKIGSFGPQEDMLFLRASEMARESGIPRIYIAANSGARIGLAEEIRHMFHVAWQDPVDPYKGFKYLYLTPQDYKKVSALNSVHCEHVEDEGESRYKITDIIGKDEGLGVENLKGSGMIAGESSLAYEEIITMNLVTCRAIGIGAYLVRLGQRTIQVDNSHIILTGAGALNKVLGREVYTSNNQLGGIQIMHNNGVTHSTVCDDFEGVFTLLQWLSYMPKCKSSPVPILNSKDPIDRPVEFVPTKAPYDPRWMLAGRPSQSPKGSWQSGFFDHGSFIEMMQPWAQSVVVGRARLGGIPTGVVAVETRSVELSIPADPANLDSEAKIIQQAGQVWFPDSAFKTAQAIKDLNREGLPLIVFANWRGFSGGMKDMYDQVLKFGAYIVDGLREYKQPVLVYIPPQAELRGGSWVVIDPTINPRHMEMYADKDSRGGVLEPEGTVEIKFRRKDLVKTMRRVDPVYTGLAERLGTPELSPPDRKELETKLKEREEFLLPIYHQVAVQFADLHDTPGRMQEKGVITDILEWQTCRQFFYWRLRRLLLEDTVKRKIQAANSELTDGQIQAMLRRWFVEAEGAVKAYLWDNNEEVVGWLERQLAEEEGARSVIDENIKYIRRDHILKQIRSLVQANPEVAMDSIVHMTQHISPTQRAEVVRILSTMETSASS; this is encoded by the exons ATGGCACAGCAGGATGGTGCTGCCAAGAAGAACCCCGCTGTTGCGGCGCTGCACTCTCACTTCATTGTGGGATCAGTGTCGGAGGAGAACTCAGAGGATGAAATCCAAGGCAAGGCAGACctgcagctggaggagaaggagggacgCTCCTTGTCACCGTCATCCGGTAGCTCAGACAGCACCTATGAAATGGGCTTCGACCACATCGATGGACCCATGCACAATCTAAG GCCGAGCATGTCAGGGCTGCACCTGGTGAAGCAGGGCAGAGATCGCCGGCGTATTGATCTGCAGAGGGACTTCACTGTGGCTTCTCCTGCTGAGTTTGTCACCCGCTTTGGTGGCAACAAGGTCATCGAGAAG GTGCTTATTGCCAACAATGGCATTGCAGCAGTCAAATGCATGCGGTCCATCCGCCGCTGGGCTTATGAGATGTTTCGCAATGAAAGGGCAATCCGCTTTGTTGTAATGGTGACCCCAGAGGACCTGAAGGCCAACGCAG AGTACATCAAAATGGCAGATCATTACGTGCCTGTGCCAGGAGGGACTAATAACAACAACTATGCCAATGTCGAGCTCATTCTGGACATTGCTAAACGCATACCTGTTCAG GCTGTATGGGCTGGGTGGGGTCATGCCTCAGAGAACCCCAAACTCCCAGAGCTGCTTCAAAAGAATGGCATTGCTTTCATGG GTCCTCCAAGTCAGGCTATGTGGGCTCTGGGAGATAAGATTGCCTCCTCTATTGTGGCTCAGACTGCTGGCATTCCAACCCTGCCCTGGAGTGGAACAG CCCTGACAGTAGAATGGACAGAGAGCAACCAAAAGAAGAGAATCATCAATGTTCCGTCTGACGTGTACGAGCTTGGCTGTATACAGGATGTAGAGGATGGCCTGAAA GCTTCTGAGAAGGTCGGCTACCCTGTAATGGTGAAGGCCTCCgagggaggtggaggaaaaGGCATCCGTAAGGTCAATTGTGCTGATGATTTCCCGAACCTCTTCAGACAG GTCCAGGCAGAGGTTCCAGGATCCCCTATTTTCGTCATGCAGCTAGCTAAGCATGCCCGTCACTTGGAGGTCCAGATCTTGGCTGATCAATATGGCAATGCCATTTCCCTGTTTGGGAGAGACTGTTCTGTGCAGCGGAGGCACCAGAAAATTATAGAGGAGGCTCCTGCTACCATTGCCACTTCTGATGTGTTTGAGGATATGGAAAGG TGTGCAGTGAAGCTGGCAAAGATGGTAGGGTACGTCAGTGCAGGTACAGTGGAGTACCTCTACAGCCAAGACGGCAGCTTCTACTTCCTGGAGCTCAACCCTCGTCTGCAGGTGGAACACCCCTGTACTGAGATGGTGGCTGACGTCAACTTGCCTGCTGCCCAACTGCAG ATTGCTATGGGTATTCCTCTTCACCGGATCAAAGACATCAGGATGCTTTATGGGGTTCAGCCTTGGGGAGACTCTCCGATTGACTTTGAGGGTCTGTCGACAGCTCCCTCCCCACGGGGACATGTCATTGCAGCACGTATCACCAGTGAAAACCCTGATGAG GGTTTCAAGCCAAGCTCCGGAACGGTGCAAGAGCTGAATTTCCGCAGCAATAAGAACGTGTGGGGCTACTTCAGTGTTGCAGCAGCTGGTGGACTGCACGAGTTTGCTGACTCCCAGTTTGGACATTGTTTCTCTTGGGGAGAAAATCGTGAAGAAGCCATCTC CAACATGGTGGTGGCTTTGAAGGAGTTGTCTATCAGAGGAGACTTCAGGACCACAGTGGAATACCTCATTAAGCTGCTGGAGACTGAAAGCTTTCAGCACAACAGCATCGACACAGGCTGGTTGGACAGGCTTATCTCAGAGAAGATGCAG GCTGAGCGTCCTGATACCATGCTGGGAATTGTGAGTGGGGCTCTTCATGTGGCAGATGTAAATCTAAGGAACAGTGTCTCCAACTTCCTACATTCTCTGGAAAG GGGCCAGGTACTGCCAGCACACACACTACTAAACACTGTGGATGTGGAGCTGATCTATGAAGGTACTAAGTACGTCCTGACGGTGACACGCCAGTCTCCTAACTCCTATGTGGTTATCATGAACAACTCCTCAGCTGAAGTGGACGTCCATCGGCTCAGTGATGGAGGTCTGTTGCTGTCCTATGATGGCAGCAGCTACACTACCTACATGAAGGAGGAAGTTGACAG gTATCGCATCACAATTGGAAACAAGACATGTGTTTTTGAAAAGGAGAACGATCCCTCGCTGCTGCGATCTCCTTCAGCGGGAAAAATCATCCAGTACACAGTGGAGGATGGTGGGCATGTGTTTTCTGGCCAATGCTATGCTGAGATAGAG GTGATGAAGATGGTAATGACCCTCACAGCAGCAGAGTCTGGTTGTATTCACTATGTGAAGAGGGCTGGAGCAGCACTGGAGCCTGGCTGTGTCATTGCCAAACTGCAACTGGATGACCCAAGCAGAGTGCAACAG GCAGAGCTGCACACAGGGGCCTTGCCTTCTATCCAGGCAGTAGCCCTGAGAGGGGAGAAGCTACACAGAGTCTTCCACAACACACTGGATCACCTTGTTCACATCATGAATGGCTACTGTCTTCCTGAGCCGTTCTTCAGCGCAAAG TTGAAAGAGTGGGTGGAAAGGCTGATGAAAACCATGCGTGATCCCTCTTTGCCACTGCTGGAGCTTCAAGACATCATGACTAGTGTGTCGGGTCGCATCCCCCCTGCTGTGGAGAAGGCCATTAAGAAGGAGATGGCTCAGTATGCCAGCAACATCACTTCTGTGCTCTGCCAGTTCCCAAGCCAGCAG ATTGCAAACATCCTGGACAGCCATGCTGCTACTCTTAACAAGAAGTCAGAGAGAGAAGTCTTCTTTATGAACACACAAAGCATTGTTCAGCTGGTGCAGAA GTATCGCAGTGGCATCCGAGGTCACATGAAGGCGGTGGTGATGGACTTGCTCAGGCAGTACCTGAAAGTAGAGATTCAGTTTCAGAATG GACACTAtgacaagtgtgtgtttgcactgcGTGAGGAAAACAAAGGCGACATGGCCAATGTGCTCAACTATATCTTCTCCCATGCCCAAGTCACCAAGAAGAACCTGCTGGTTACAATGCTGATT GACCAGTTGTGCGGCCGTGATCCCACACTGACAGATGAACTGATGGCCATCTTGACTGAACTCACCCAACTTAGCAAGACAACCAATGCCAAAGTGGCACTGCGTGCTCGGCAG GTATTGATAGCTTCCCACCTCCCCTCTTATGAGCTCCGACACAACCAGGTGGAGtccatcttcctctctgccaTTGATATGTATGGACACCAATTCTGCATCGAGAACCTCCAG aaactGATCCTTTCAGAAACATCCATCTTTGATGTTCTGCCCAACTTCTTCTACCACAGTAATCAGGTAGTACGGATGGCTGCCCTTGAG GTGTACGTTCGCAGAGCATACATTGCCTATGAACTCAACAGCGTTCAGCATCGGCAGCTGAGGGACAACACATGTATAGTAGAGTTCCAGTTCATGCTTCCCACCTCACACCCCAACAG AGGGAACATCCCCACTCTAAACAG GATGTCATTCTCATCCAACCTAAACCACTATGGCATGGTGCACGTGGCCAGTGTGAGTGATGTTTTGCTTGACACATCTTTTACACCACCTTGTCAGCGCATGGGAGCCATGGTCGCTTTCCGCTCCTTCCAGGAGTTCACCAG GAACATAGCGGATGTGTTGAGCTGCTTCTCTGACTCTCCTCCCCCAAGTCCAACCTTCCCAGAGGGAGGTAATCCTGTCCTGTACGGTGAAGAGGACAACAAG AGTGTTCAGGAGGAACCCATCCATATCCTGAATGTGGCTATAAAGACTGACAGCGACATTGATGACGATGGCCTGGCAGCCATGTTCAGGGAGTTCACTCAGTCAAAG AAATCTCTGCTGTTTGAACATGGCATCCGTAGGCTGACTTTCCTTGTGGCTCAGAAG AGAGAATTTCCCAAATTTTTCACATTCCGTGCCAGAGACAAG TTCGAAGAGGACAGGATCTATCGTCACTTGGAGCCGGCACTAGCTTTCCAATTGGAGCTCAACCGCATGCGTAATTTCGCCCTGACTGCCATTCCATGTGCCAACCATAAGATGCACCTGTACCTGGGTGCAGCCCGTGTGGAGGTGGGGACAGAGGTTACAGACTACCGTTTCTTCGTGCGAGCCATTATCCGCCACTCTGATCTAGTCACAAAG GAGGCCTCTTTTGAGTACCTTCACAATGAAGCAGAGCGTCTGCTGCTGGAGGCCATGGATGAGCTGGAGGTGGCTTTCAACAACACAACTGTACGAACAGACTGTAACCATATCTTCCTCAATTTTGTCCCCACAGTCATCATGGACCCATCAAAG ATCGAGGAGTCTGTGCGCTCCATGGTGATGCGTTACGGTAGCCGCCTGTGGAAGCTGCGTGTCCTGCAGGCCGAACTGAAAATTAACATCCGCCTGACTCCAACAGGAAAGCAAATTCCCATCCGCCTCTTCCTCACCAACGAATCAGGCTACTACCTGGACATCAGCCTGTACAAGGAGGTCACTGATTCCCGAACGGGACAGGTGGGGCCCAAAGACCGACAG ATCATGTTCCAAGCATATGGAGACAAGCAGGGTCCTTTGCATGGCATGCTCATCAACACACCCTATGTCACCAAGGACCTGCTGCAGTCTAAGCGCTTCCAGGCGCAGTCTCTGGGCACCACCTATGTCTACGACTTTCCAGAAATGTTCAGACAG GCTCTGAAAAAGCTGTGGCACTCTAGCCAAGCCTATGCCAACTTGCCCAAATGCCCTCTTCCCTCTGAGCTGCTCACCTTCACAGAGCTGGTTCTGGACGCCCAGGGTCAGCTGGTGCAGATGAATCGACTGCCAGGAGGCAAcgag ATTGGTATGGTGGCATGGCGGATGACCCTGCGCACGCCAGAATATCCAGCTGGACGTGAGATCATCGTCATAAGTAATGACATCACACACAAGATAGGGTCATTTGGGCCCCAGGAGGACATGTTGTTCCTGCGAGCCTCAGAGATGGCACGAGAGAGCGGCATCCCTCGAATCTACATCGCAGCCAACAGCGGTGCCCGCATTGGCCTGGCAGAGGAGATCAGACACATGTTCCATGTGGCCTGGCAAGATCCAGTTGACCCCTATAAG GGTTTCAAGTATCTCTACCTTACACCTCAGGATTATAAGAAGGTTTCAGCCCTGAACTCCGTGCATTGCGAGCATGTGGAGGATGAGGGAGAATCCAG GTACAAGATCACTGACATCATAGGAAAGGATGAGGGGCTGGGTGTGGAGAATCTGAAAGGGTCTGGGATGATTGCTGGAGAATCCTCTCTGGCTTATGAGGAGATCATCACCATGAACCTG GTCACATGCCGAGCCATAGGGATCGGGGCCTATCTGGTGAGGCTTGGACAGCGAACCATTCAAGTGGACAACTCTCACATCATCCTCACTGGAGCTGGAGCACTCAACAAG GTGCTGGGCAGAGAAGTGTACACATCGAATAACCAGCTTGGTGGAATTCAAATCATGCACAACAATGGTGTGACCCACAGTACTGTTTGTGATGACTTTGAAGGAGTCTTCACTCTCCTGCAGTGGCTGTCCTACATGCCCAAG tGTAAATCTAGTCCGGTACCCATACTCAACTCCAAGGATCCCATCGATCGGCCAGTGGAGTTTGTCCCTACAAAGGCTCCCTATGACCCTCGCTGGATGTTAGCAGGACGTCCCAGCCAGA GTCCAAAGGGTTCCTGGCAGAGCGGTTTCTTTGACCATGGCTCCTTCATAGAGATGATGCAGCCATGGGCTCAGAGTGTGGTGGTAGGCAGAGCCAG ACTGGGTGGTATACCTACTGGAGTGGTTGCTGTTGAAACCAGGTCAGTGGAGCTGTCAATCCCAGCCGATCCAGCCAATTTGGACTCAGAGGCTAAG ATCATCCAGCAGGCAGGACAGGTGTGGTTCCCAGATTCTGCTTTCAAAACCGCTCAGGCCATTAAGGACCTGAACCGAGAGGGCCTTCCACTTATAGTGTTTGCCAACTGGAGGGGCTTTTCCGGAGGAATGAAAG ATATGTACGACCAGGTGTTGAAGTTTGGGGCCTACATTGTGGACGGGCTGAGAGAGTACAAGcagccagttctggtttatatTCCACCCCAGGCTGAGCTGAGGGGAGGCTCCTGGGTGGTTATAGATCCCACCATCAACCCTCGTCACATGGAGATGTACGCTGACAAGGACAGTCG AGGTGGAGTGTTGGAGCCTGAAGGAACAGTGGAGATCAAGTTTAGGAGAAAGGACCTGGTGAAGACCATGAGAAGAGTTGATCCAGTCTACACTGGCTTGGCTGAAAGACTGG GAACCCCAGAGCTGAGCCCTCCTGATCGTAAAGAGCTGGAGACCAAGCTGAAGGAGCGCGAAGAGTTTCTGCTGCCCATCTACCACCAGGTGGCTGTGCAGTTTGCAGACCTCCATGACACCCCGGGTCGTATGCAAGAGAAGGGCGTAATCACG GATATCCTGGAATGGCAAACCTGCCGTCAGTTCTTCTACTGGCGTCTGCGGCGTCTGCTCCTGGAGGACACAGTAAAGAGGAAGATCCAAGCTGCCAACAGCGAGCTGACAGACGGCCAGATCCAGGCAATGCTGCGCCGCTGGTTTGTGGAGGCCGAGGGGGCTGTCAAG